A portion of the Micromonospora vinacea genome contains these proteins:
- a CDS encoding SDR family oxidoreductase — protein MPTYAVTGATGRLGRLVIEQLLDSGVPAAEIAAVVRSPEKAAELAARGVEIRKANYDDPSTLPGAVAGVRRLLLISGDTPGQRVAQHTAVIDAAKLAGVERLVYTSILRADTTANPLAPEHKATEEVLAASGLAYTVLRNSWYTENYTDQLPQYLGSGTILGATGGSKISAATRADYAGAAVAALTRAEDGNAVYELGGTAFTFDELAEAVTEVTGTTVVHQDMSAAELASALENVGLDAGTAGFVAALDQSIANGELATDSDDLSRLLGRPSTPLRDAIRAARA, from the coding sequence ATGCCCACCTACGCCGTCACCGGCGCCACCGGCCGACTGGGCCGCCTGGTGATCGAGCAGCTGCTCGACAGCGGCGTACCCGCCGCCGAGATCGCCGCCGTCGTCCGCAGCCCGGAGAAGGCCGCCGAACTGGCCGCGCGCGGAGTAGAGATCCGCAAGGCCAACTACGACGACCCGTCGACGCTGCCCGGCGCCGTGGCCGGCGTACGCCGCCTGCTGCTCATCTCCGGCGACACTCCCGGTCAACGCGTCGCACAGCACACAGCGGTCATCGACGCCGCCAAGCTCGCCGGGGTCGAGCGGCTCGTCTACACCAGCATCCTGAGGGCCGACACCACAGCGAACCCGCTCGCTCCGGAGCACAAGGCCACCGAGGAGGTCCTCGCCGCGTCCGGTCTGGCCTACACCGTGCTGCGCAACAGCTGGTACACCGAGAACTACACCGACCAGCTGCCGCAGTACCTCGGGTCCGGCACCATCCTCGGCGCCACCGGCGGCAGCAAGATCTCCGCCGCGACCCGGGCGGACTACGCAGGGGCGGCCGTGGCCGCGCTGACCCGCGCGGAGGACGGCAACGCCGTCTACGAACTGGGCGGCACCGCGTTCACCTTCGACGAGCTGGCCGAGGCCGTCACCGAGGTGACCGGCACCACCGTCGTCCACCAGGACATGTCCGCCGCCGAGCTGGCCTCGGCCCTAGAGAACGTCGGCCTGGACGCGGGCACCGCCGGTTTCGTCGCCGCGCTCGACCAGTCCATCGCCAACGGCGAGCTGGCGACCGACAGTGACGACCTCAGTCGGCTGCTCGGCCGGCCGAGCACCCCGCTGCGCGACGCCATCCGGGCCGCGCGGGCCTGA
- a CDS encoding TetR/AcrR family transcriptional regulator codes for MSDTAATGGPDRQPIWSRPERGSRGPAPGHSRDSIVVAAIALADTEGLAAVSMRAVAAALGTGAGSLYRYLSSRDDLLDLMTDRAAGELRPYPQVEGDWLETMVLLGRRQLALFGAHPWLLDVIHRPSGIGPESLAWFDNCLRVLQPVRCPVAAKFEAIAMMTGVVSLFARRESAAGAFSFAGVDLAAYPHLVAAFSQPSGPAPRADLVERTLRSLLTGLLLVESTETG; via the coding sequence GTGAGTGACACAGCCGCGACCGGCGGCCCCGACCGGCAGCCGATCTGGAGCAGGCCCGAACGCGGCAGCCGCGGGCCCGCTCCGGGGCACAGTCGGGACAGCATCGTCGTAGCTGCGATCGCCCTGGCCGACACCGAAGGGCTGGCCGCGGTGTCGATGCGCGCCGTGGCCGCCGCGCTCGGCACCGGTGCCGGATCCCTCTACCGCTACCTGTCGTCCCGCGACGACCTGCTGGACCTGATGACCGACCGGGCGGCGGGGGAGCTGCGCCCGTACCCACAGGTGGAGGGCGACTGGTTGGAGACGATGGTGCTGCTGGGGCGCCGTCAGTTGGCGCTGTTCGGCGCCCACCCGTGGCTGCTCGACGTGATCCACCGGCCCTCCGGCATCGGCCCGGAGAGCCTGGCCTGGTTCGACAACTGCCTCCGGGTCCTGCAACCCGTGCGCTGCCCCGTGGCCGCCAAGTTCGAGGCCATCGCGATGATGACCGGCGTGGTGAGCCTCTTCGCCCGCCGTGAGTCCGCCGCCGGGGCGTTCAGCTTCGCCGGGGTGGACCTCGCCGCGTACCCGCACCTGGTCGCGGCGTTCAGTCAGCCCTCCGGGCCGGCGCCCCGGGCGGACCTCGTCGAGCGGACCCTGCGCAGTCTGCTGACCGGTCTGCTGCTCGTGGAGTCGACCGAGACGGGCTGA
- a CDS encoding DUF7336 domain-containing protein — MKVYPLWHISHQNEGGPDDETIHLDDEGVFVDEQDGDDVKLLGIYSSEAVAEERMRRARLLPGFADEPDCFQIGEYDLDEDHWTEGFVRVSV; from the coding sequence GTGAAGGTCTATCCCCTCTGGCACATCAGCCACCAGAACGAAGGCGGCCCCGACGACGAGACGATTCACCTCGACGACGAGGGGGTGTTCGTCGACGAGCAGGACGGCGACGACGTCAAGCTGCTCGGCATCTACTCCTCCGAGGCCGTGGCTGAAGAGCGGATGCGCCGCGCGCGTCTCTTACCAGGCTTCGCCGACGAGCCGGACTGCTTCCAGATCGGGGAGTACGACCTCGATGAGGACCACTGGACCGAGGGCTTCGTCCGCGTGTCGGTCTAG
- a CDS encoding winged helix-turn-helix transcriptional regulator → MPAQDPAGPTQEFVSDVFARGCTSRAAFEDVTSKWASLALLALGEGRYRFNALRRRIDGVSERMLSQTLQTLERDGMLTREVLTAIPPRVEYSLTPLGARVAEQLRGLADLLEASVPELQTARDSRERDRG, encoded by the coding sequence ATGCCGGCCCAGGACCCGGCGGGGCCTACCCAGGAATTCGTCAGCGATGTCTTCGCCCGGGGGTGCACCTCCCGTGCGGCCTTCGAGGACGTCACCTCGAAATGGGCCTCGCTGGCCCTGTTGGCGCTCGGCGAGGGTCGCTACCGGTTCAACGCGCTGCGGCGCCGCATCGACGGGGTCAGCGAGCGGATGCTCTCGCAGACCCTTCAGACCCTCGAACGCGACGGAATGCTCACCCGCGAGGTGCTCACCGCGATTCCACCGCGGGTCGAATACTCGCTGACCCCCCTGGGCGCCCGGGTCGCCGAGCAACTGCGCGGCCTCGCCGACCTGTTGGAAGCCTCGGTGCCCGAGCTGCAGACCGCCCGCGACAGCCGCGAGCGCGACCGGGGCTAG
- a CDS encoding DUF6624 domain-containing protein, producing the protein MKLPSPLTVPLVALLTLAACGTSSGPAGDSPSSAPPAAPSASSPASFDKALHDELIAMLARDQADRGGTPQSESDQARTARLKEIIRTHGWPTFALVGEDGGNAAWAIAQHSDQDPTFQQEALDLLRAAVTARQASPGNLAYLEDRVAVGKGEPQGYGTQIRCGPDGPVPTTPIRDEPEVERRRAEAGLPTLASYLAEMTTICAQDAN; encoded by the coding sequence GTGAAGCTCCCGTCGCCGCTCACGGTGCCGCTGGTGGCACTGCTCACCCTCGCTGCCTGCGGCACCTCGTCCGGGCCGGCCGGCGACTCACCGAGCAGCGCGCCGCCGGCAGCCCCGAGCGCCTCCTCCCCCGCCTCCTTCGACAAGGCGCTGCACGACGAGTTGATCGCGATGCTGGCGCGCGACCAGGCCGACCGCGGGGGCACGCCGCAGAGCGAGTCCGACCAGGCCCGCACCGCCCGGTTGAAGGAGATCATCCGTACCCACGGCTGGCCGACGTTCGCCCTCGTGGGCGAGGATGGCGGCAACGCCGCCTGGGCGATCGCCCAGCACTCCGACCAGGATCCGACCTTCCAACAGGAGGCACTGGACCTGCTGCGGGCCGCAGTGACCGCCCGCCAGGCATCGCCGGGCAACCTGGCCTACCTGGAGGACCGGGTCGCGGTGGGCAAGGGCGAGCCCCAGGGGTACGGCACACAGATCCGCTGCGGACCGGACGGCCCTGTCCCGACGACTCCGATCAGGGACGAGCCGGAGGTCGAACGACGCCGGGCCGAGGCCGGCCTGCCGACGCTGGCCAGCTACCTGGCCGAGATGACCACGATCTGCGCGCAGGACGCCAACTAG
- a CDS encoding maleylpyruvate isomerase N-terminal domain-containing protein: MQYIVEFPEVLRLIEDRSAAFRAAIASAPDLDVQVPTCPDWTLRELAQHLGDGRRRQAAIIAAGPGAEPPARTDPKGAPTAPRDRESLDAWLAESTELMLDAMRAAGPDRGCWTWWGRSQAPQTSGAVARHQIQELAVHTYDVQLTQGAAQPLPTDVAVEGVDEFLTTVAATTVPWPFKPATIDLHTTEGRSWRLTLNADGVRCDDLATDAEPGDMGMRGAASELVLYFYDRVPLDGLETTGDTQPMEQLADWDPNA, encoded by the coding sequence GTGCAATACATTGTGGAGTTTCCCGAGGTCCTGCGGCTGATCGAAGACCGCTCGGCCGCGTTCCGTGCCGCGATCGCGTCCGCCCCCGACCTTGACGTCCAGGTCCCGACCTGCCCGGACTGGACGCTGCGCGAACTGGCGCAGCACCTCGGCGACGGCCGCCGCCGCCAGGCCGCCATCATCGCGGCTGGCCCGGGCGCTGAGCCCCCGGCGAGGACGGACCCGAAGGGCGCCCCGACGGCGCCCCGCGACCGCGAATCCCTGGACGCCTGGCTCGCCGAGTCGACCGAGCTCATGCTCGACGCGATGCGCGCGGCCGGCCCGGACCGCGGCTGCTGGACCTGGTGGGGCCGCTCGCAGGCCCCGCAGACCAGCGGAGCCGTGGCCCGGCACCAGATTCAGGAGCTGGCTGTCCACACCTACGACGTCCAGCTCACCCAGGGGGCCGCACAGCCGCTGCCGACGGACGTGGCGGTCGAGGGCGTCGACGAGTTCCTGACGACCGTCGCGGCGACGACCGTCCCCTGGCCGTTCAAGCCGGCGACCATCGACCTGCACACGACCGAGGGCCGCTCCTGGCGCCTGACCCTGAACGCCGACGGCGTCCGCTGCGACGACCTCGCCACCGACGCGGAGCCGGGCGACATGGGGATGCGTGGCGCAGCGAGCGAACTGGTCCTCTACTTCTACGACCGCGTCCCGCTCGATGGTCTGGAGACCACCGGCGACACCCAGCCGATGGAGCAGCTCGCAGACTGGGACCCGAACGCGTAA
- a CDS encoding acyl-CoA dehydrogenase family protein produces MTTSVDNAQTATDPADTLGTVIDDVIRPQAPIVDRDGAFPRPGVDALAAAGLLGLASSTEVGGGGHGIRAVAEVIERLAAECGSTAMVVLMHYAATAVIEAHGPRDVRAAIAAGDHLTTLAFSEYGSRSHFWSPTGTAAAADADTVRLDARKSWVTSAGEANSYVWSSLPLTRDAGAMTLWLVPADSAGLSVTGDFDGLGLRGNGSRPMTADGLHVPAAARMAADGAGLDTALGAVLPWFLVLNAAFCLGLADSAVAEAGRHLTRTTLAHTGAALRDAPVTRRDLARLMIRTDALRAFLGDTLTALETGRDDAMLRVLQVKALAGETVADVTDGAMQLCGGSAFRKELGLERRFRDARAARVMAPTTDALHDFVGRVATGLPLLDEANR; encoded by the coding sequence ATGACGACCAGTGTCGACAATGCCCAGACCGCCACCGATCCCGCGGACACACTGGGCACGGTTATCGACGACGTGATCCGCCCGCAGGCGCCGATCGTCGACCGGGACGGGGCCTTCCCCCGTCCGGGCGTCGACGCTCTCGCCGCGGCCGGCCTGCTCGGCCTGGCCTCCTCGACCGAGGTCGGTGGCGGCGGCCACGGCATACGAGCGGTCGCCGAGGTCATCGAGCGGCTGGCCGCCGAGTGCGGGTCCACCGCGATGGTGGTGCTCATGCACTACGCGGCGACCGCCGTCATCGAGGCGCACGGCCCGCGCGACGTCCGCGCGGCCATCGCCGCCGGAGATCACCTCACCACGTTGGCGTTCTCCGAGTACGGCTCGCGCAGCCACTTCTGGTCACCGACCGGCACCGCGGCGGCCGCCGACGCCGACACCGTCCGCCTCGATGCCCGTAAGAGCTGGGTCACCTCGGCCGGCGAGGCCAACAGCTACGTCTGGTCGAGCCTTCCGCTGACCCGCGACGCCGGCGCGATGACGCTGTGGCTGGTGCCGGCCGACAGCGCCGGCCTGAGCGTTACCGGCGACTTCGACGGGCTGGGCCTGCGCGGCAACGGCTCCCGCCCGATGACCGCCGACGGGCTCCACGTTCCGGCGGCGGCGAGGATGGCTGCCGACGGGGCGGGGCTGGACACCGCGCTCGGCGCGGTCCTGCCCTGGTTCCTGGTGCTCAACGCCGCTTTCTGCCTCGGTCTCGCCGACAGCGCGGTGGCCGAGGCCGGCCGACATCTCACCAGGACCACGCTCGCGCACACCGGTGCCGCCCTGCGCGACGCGCCCGTCACCCGACGCGACCTCGCCCGGCTGATGATCCGCACCGACGCGCTGCGCGCCTTCCTGGGCGACACGCTCACCGCACTGGAGACCGGCCGCGACGACGCCATGTTGCGGGTGCTCCAGGTCAAGGCGCTCGCCGGCGAGACCGTCGCCGACGTGACCGATGGCGCGATGCAGCTCTGCGGCGGCAGCGCCTTCCGCAAGGAGTTGGGCCTTGAGCGCCGTTTCCGGGACGCCCGCGCGGCCCGGGTGATGGCACCGACAACCGACGCGTTGCACGACTTCGTCGGTCGGGTCGCCACCGGGCTGCCGCTGCTCGACGAGGCCAACCGCTGA
- a CDS encoding GNAT family N-acetyltransferase, which produces MSGGDFVVRAAVPQDDPERVFDVLWQLAPDDARPDPGRLAAAWRDLHAQAGRRLLLAVAGSTFVGTLDTLVAPNLTHGARPYMVVENVVVAPEWRRRGVARALMLAALDDAAAAGCYKVQLVSNAARTDAHRFYASIGFAQSAVGYRRYLTTAP; this is translated from the coding sequence GTGAGCGGCGGTGACTTCGTCGTCCGCGCCGCCGTACCGCAGGACGACCCCGAGCGGGTCTTCGACGTGCTGTGGCAGCTCGCGCCCGACGACGCACGGCCGGACCCCGGCCGGCTGGCCGCCGCCTGGCGCGACCTGCACGCGCAGGCTGGCCGGCGTCTCCTGCTGGCCGTCGCCGGGAGCACCTTCGTGGGCACCCTGGACACCCTCGTCGCCCCCAACCTCACCCACGGCGCGCGACCGTACATGGTGGTGGAGAACGTGGTGGTCGCGCCCGAATGGCGCCGCCGCGGGGTCGCCCGGGCCCTCATGCTGGCGGCGCTCGACGACGCGGCGGCGGCCGGCTGTTACAAGGTCCAACTGGTGTCGAACGCCGCGCGCACCGACGCCCACCGGTTCTACGCGTCAATCGGGTTCGCGCAGTCCGCTGTCGGTTACCGCCGATACCTCACCACCGCGCCGTGA
- a CDS encoding ion transporter: MSDAPVPAPRGGPSTPEPHRSGWTDRCDRLARSRPFEIAIVVVILANGIVLGLETYDDLSPAGTALHGLELFFRAVFVVEIAIRLAAYGRRPQDFFRHGWNVFDFVVIAAIFIPGLHGDPALLRVVRVARMVRLVRFSPGLRTIVSALWRSLPGVTGFLALAVVTLYVYGMAGWLIFGNRYPEEYGDIGRSLLTLFVLLSLETLPDLIEQGMAISPWTLLYYVSYVVITVNLLLNILIAVIVNSMEEARRLEMTERLAPGYDEDGDGVPDEVDRIALTQRLDDLRAVITELERELRIDRDDGHGRPHRDHARVRR; the protein is encoded by the coding sequence GTGAGTGACGCACCCGTGCCCGCCCCGCGGGGTGGTCCGTCCACACCAGAGCCGCACCGCTCAGGATGGACCGACCGATGCGACAGGCTCGCCCGGTCCCGCCCCTTCGAGATCGCCATCGTCGTGGTCATCCTCGCCAACGGCATCGTTCTCGGCCTGGAGACGTACGACGACCTGAGCCCGGCGGGCACCGCGCTGCACGGGCTGGAACTGTTCTTCCGGGCCGTCTTCGTCGTCGAGATCGCCATCCGGCTGGCCGCCTACGGCAGACGCCCACAGGACTTCTTCCGGCACGGCTGGAACGTCTTCGACTTCGTGGTGATCGCGGCGATCTTCATCCCGGGCCTGCACGGCGACCCGGCACTGCTGCGGGTCGTGCGGGTCGCCCGCATGGTCCGCCTGGTGCGGTTCTCGCCGGGTCTGCGGACCATCGTCTCCGCGCTGTGGCGCAGCCTGCCCGGTGTCACCGGGTTCCTCGCCCTGGCCGTGGTGACGCTCTACGTGTACGGCATGGCCGGCTGGCTGATCTTCGGCAACAGGTACCCGGAGGAGTACGGCGACATCGGCCGGTCGCTGCTGACGTTGTTCGTCCTGCTGTCGCTGGAGACGCTGCCGGACCTCATCGAGCAGGGCATGGCGATCTCACCGTGGACGCTGCTCTACTACGTCAGCTACGTGGTCATCACCGTCAACCTGCTGCTCAACATCCTCATCGCGGTCATCGTGAACTCCATGGAGGAGGCCCGCCGGTTGGAGATGACCGAGCGCCTGGCCCCCGGGTACGACGAGGACGGCGACGGCGTGCCGGACGAGGTGGACCGGATCGCGCTCACCCAACGGTTGGACGACCTGCGGGCGGTCATCACCGAGTTGGAACGGGAACTGCGCATCGACCGGGACGACGGGCACGGCCGACCCCACCGGGACCACGCCCGCGTCAGACGGTAA